One genomic region from Candidatus Omnitrophota bacterium encodes:
- a CDS encoding aspartate aminotransferase family protein gives MNKTDKVVEMYDKYVMCTYKRVPFCLEKAKGSKVWDIDGREYLDFFPGWAVSGIGHCHPMVSNAVAKQAKKLMHVSNNYYSQLQGLLAKRIIEESFSGKVFFANSGAEANEGAVKLARKYGHDNGRYQIITMTKSFHGRTLGMISATGQDKVKKGFEPLIKGFIHIPFNDIEALKEAINEKTIAVMFEPIQCEGGINIASKEYMQAVRKLCDEKDIVMILDEVQTGMGRTGKFFCYQQYGIEPDIMTLAKSLGGGVPIGACVARGKFASVLTPGTHASTFGGSPIVCAAALAVFEAIKKEKLLQNTNKMGAYLVKKLKALKKKYHFISQIRSVGLVIGVELNIKGEDIYQKCLEAGLLLNCTQDTVLRIMPPMTVSAKEIDKAVSILDKVLAKL, from the coding sequence ATGAATAAGACTGATAAGGTGGTAGAGATGTACGATAAGTACGTCATGTGCACTTATAAAAGGGTGCCATTTTGCCTTGAGAAGGCAAAGGGTAGCAAGGTTTGGGATATAGATGGCAGGGAATACCTGGATTTTTTTCCGGGATGGGCGGTATCGGGCATAGGACATTGCCATCCGATGGTTTCGAATGCGGTGGCAAAACAGGCTAAAAAACTGATGCATGTGTCGAATAATTATTATTCACAACTGCAGGGACTTTTGGCAAAGAGAATAATAGAAGAGTCTTTTTCGGGTAAGGTATTTTTCGCGAATTCCGGCGCGGAAGCGAACGAGGGCGCTGTAAAGCTTGCGAGAAAGTATGGCCACGACAATGGCAGGTACCAGATCATCACGATGACGAAGTCTTTCCACGGGAGAACTCTTGGGATGATATCGGCTACGGGCCAGGATAAGGTTAAAAAGGGATTCGAGCCGCTTATAAAAGGCTTTATCCATATTCCTTTTAATGATATAGAAGCATTGAAAGAAGCGATAAACGAAAAGACTATCGCCGTGATGTTTGAACCTATACAATGTGAGGGCGGTATAAATATAGCCAGCAAAGAATATATGCAGGCAGTCAGAAAGCTCTGCGATGAAAAAGATATCGTAATGATACTCGACGAAGTTCAGACAGGCATGGGCAGGACCGGCAAATTCTTCTGCTATCAGCAGTATGGTATCGAGCCTGACATTATGACTCTCGCGAAGTCTTTAGGCGGCGGAGTGCCTATAGGAGCTTGCGTGGCGAGAGGGAAGTTCGCTAGTGTGCTCACTCCGGGGACGCATGCGTCTACATTCGGCGGCTCACCCATTGTTTGCGCGGCGGCACTTGCGGTATTTGAGGCGATAAAAAAAGAGAAGTTATTGCAAAATACGAATAAGATGGGCGCCTACCTGGTAAAGAAGCTTAAGGCCCTGAAGAAGAAGTATCATTTTATAAGCCAGATTAGATCGGTGGGGTTAGTTATAGGCGTGGAGTTAAATATTAAAGGCGAGGATATTTATCAGAAGTGTCTCGAAGCGGGTCTTCTGTTAAATTGCACGCAGGATACGGTATTGAGGATAATGCCGCCTATGACAGTTAGCGCGAAGGAGATCGATAAAGCGGTTTCTATATTAGATAAAGTCCTGGCAAAATTGTAG
- a CDS encoding argininosuccinate synthase, whose translation MGKKVVLAYSGGLDTSVAITWLKNKGYEVIAYMADVGQGSDFQTYKARALKTGAIKAIVGDLKSEFVDDFVFKALKANAIYEGSYLLATALSRPVIAKGLVETAQKEGAQYVAHGCTGKGNDQVRFEVTTMALDPKLKIIAPVREWELKTRSEEIEYAKNHNIPIDTTKKKPYSIDVNLWGISIESGKLEDPYYEPDEDIYCLTKGVDKAKAQPCYVGVEFKKGIPVKLDGKTMDGVSLIIKLGKIAGDAGVGRSDMIENRLVGIKSREIYEAPAGWVLYTAHKALESLVLDRELMHFKDIVSLKYSELVYYGLWYSPLREALDKFVDDTQKYVNGTVRLKLHKGNCSVVGRKSPDSLYKKELATYEEGDKFDQSLAKGFIELWGLPYKGRGK comes from the coding sequence ATGGGCAAAAAAGTAGTATTAGCGTATTCAGGCGGGCTTGATACATCGGTTGCCATAACATGGCTAAAAAATAAGGGCTATGAAGTTATCGCTTATATGGCTGACGTTGGGCAAGGGTCTGATTTTCAGACTTATAAGGCCAGAGCCTTAAAGACCGGCGCTATAAAAGCTATTGTTGGTGATCTTAAGAGTGAATTTGTTGACGATTTTGTGTTTAAAGCGTTGAAGGCAAACGCTATATACGAAGGTTCGTACCTGCTGGCAACGGCGCTTTCAAGGCCGGTTATAGCGAAGGGCCTGGTCGAGACGGCCCAGAAGGAAGGCGCGCAATATGTAGCGCACGGATGCACAGGAAAAGGTAATGACCAGGTAAGATTTGAAGTTACTACGATGGCGCTCGATCCTAAATTGAAGATAATAGCGCCTGTAAGAGAATGGGAATTAAAGACAAGAAGCGAAGAGATAGAATATGCGAAGAATCATAATATCCCCATCGACACAACAAAAAAGAAGCCTTACTCGATTGATGTTAATCTTTGGGGAATATCGATTGAAAGTGGGAAGCTGGAAGATCCTTATTACGAGCCTGACGAAGATATCTATTGTCTTACGAAAGGAGTAGATAAGGCAAAGGCGCAGCCTTGTTATGTAGGGGTGGAGTTTAAAAAAGGCATTCCCGTAAAGCTTGATGGCAAAACTATGGACGGCGTGAGCCTTATCATAAAACTGGGAAAGATCGCGGGCGATGCCGGCGTCGGCAGAAGCGATATGATCGAAAATAGGCTCGTCGGGATAAAGTCCAGAGAGATATATGAGGCTCCGGCGGGATGGGTTTTATATACCGCGCACAAAGCTCTCGAAAGTCTTGTGCTCGATAGAGAGCTTATGCACTTTAAGGATATCGTATCCTTAAAGTATTCAGAGCTTGTTTATTACGGGCTCTGGTATTCGCCTTTGAGAGAGGCGCTTGATAAATTTGTGGATGACACTCAAAAATATGTCAATGGCACAGTAAGACTCAAACTTCATAAAGGCAACTGCTCGGTAGTGGGCAGAAAATCTCCCGACTCTTTATACAAGAAGGAGCTTGCCACTTATGAGGAGGGCGATAAGTTCGATCAATCTCTTGCCAAAGGCTTTATCGAGCTCTGGGGATTGCCATACAAAGGAAGAGGCAAATAA
- the argJ gene encoding bifunctional glutamate N-acetyltransferase/amino-acid acetyltransferase ArgJ, whose product MNIIKGGVTAPKGFLASGVKAGIKKSGRLDFGLLYSEVPAFAAASFTKNRFQASPVKVSKKYLGNKTHQAVVVNSGNANCANGKIGDKDAANMAKLVGEGLLLGDKEVLVASTGIIGHYLPIEKIESAVPELVACLSAANGSIFAQAIMTTDTVKKELAVRVKLGSATVTIGGACKGVGMLYPDMKTQMHATMLSFISTDALITKKMLARSLDEAIADSFNMVSVDGDMSTNDSCFILANGLAKNRCIKSNGKDYDKFTTALKYLCKELAKLLAVDGEGATKFIEIRVVGAKSVDDARKIARKISTSNLLKCAVCGEDPNWGRVVAAAGAGGVDFDPDKADVYLGNMKALLNGQSIKNFDRAKAQKIFQKKKVYITVDLKSGKAGATAWTCDFSKEYVVINSEYST is encoded by the coding sequence ATGAATATTATCAAAGGCGGGGTAACGGCGCCGAAAGGTTTCTTGGCAAGCGGTGTAAAAGCCGGCATAAAGAAGTCGGGGCGGCTTGACTTTGGGCTTCTATATTCCGAAGTGCCCGCTTTCGCCGCGGCGAGTTTTACTAAAAATAGATTTCAGGCGTCTCCGGTAAAGGTAAGCAAGAAATATTTGGGCAATAAGACGCATCAGGCGGTGGTTGTAAATAGCGGGAACGCCAACTGCGCTAACGGTAAAATTGGAGATAAGGACGCGGCCAACATGGCCAAGCTCGTAGGTGAGGGGCTGCTGCTGGGGGATAAAGAGGTTTTAGTCGCGTCAACAGGCATCATAGGCCACTATCTGCCGATAGAAAAGATAGAGTCCGCCGTGCCCGAGCTTGTCGCATGCTTATCCGCGGCAAATGGAAGCATATTCGCTCAGGCGATAATGACGACGGACACGGTTAAAAAAGAATTGGCCGTCAGGGTAAAGCTGGGTTCGGCTACAGTTACTATAGGCGGCGCGTGTAAAGGTGTCGGTATGCTGTATCCCGATATGAAGACACAAATGCACGCTACGATGCTATCATTTATTTCTACCGACGCTTTGATAACTAAAAAGATGCTGGCCCGAAGCCTTGATGAGGCAATAGCCGATTCATTTAATATGGTATCCGTTGACGGGGACATGAGCACGAACGATTCATGCTTTATACTGGCTAACGGCCTTGCGAAGAATAGATGTATAAAGTCTAACGGCAAAGACTATGATAAATTTACCACGGCTCTGAAATATTTATGCAAAGAACTTGCTAAGTTGCTTGCCGTGGACGGAGAAGGGGCTACAAAATTTATTGAGATACGGGTTGTGGGAGCGAAGAGCGTGGATGACGCGCGAAAGATAGCGAGAAAAATATCCACATCGAACCTGTTAAAATGCGCTGTATGCGGAGAGGATCCTAACTGGGGCAGGGTGGTGGCGGCGGCCGGCGCCGGCGGAGTAGATTTTGATCCGGATAAAGCTGATGTATATCTTGGAAATATGAAAGCGCTTTTAAACGGCCAGAGTATAAAGAATTTCGATAGGGCAAAAGCGCAAAAGATATTTCAGAAGAAGAAGGTTTATATAACGGTAGATCTGAAAAGCGGCAAAGCAGGCGCGACGGCATGGACCTGCGACTTTTCCAAAGAATACGTAGTCATAAACTCGGAGTATAGCACATAA
- the argF gene encoding ornithine carbamoyltransferase, producing MKKNLLSVTDLSVEEIIDILDTGKALKKYKAKYADALKGKSIGLIFQKPSNRTRVSFEIGMVQLGGYAIYLGPSEIGMGGRESVKDVAKVLSRYLDGLVARTYKHEDAEDLAKYATVPVVNGLSDFAHPCQALSDIFTIKEKFGTFKGITLSYIGDANNVLNSLMCAAAKVGLNIKIATPKGYEPLKKAVDTAKKCALESQSTIEFTHDPKVAAKGADIVYTDVWVSMGQEKEADKRMKDFEGFQINDGIMKLTNKNCLVMHCLPAHRGDEITDSVIDSKNSVVYDQAENRMHIQKAILLKLLG from the coding sequence ATGAAGAAGAACCTGTTATCGGTAACTGACCTTTCGGTTGAAGAGATTATTGATATACTGGATACCGGCAAGGCCTTAAAAAAATATAAGGCCAAATATGCCGATGCGCTTAAAGGCAAATCGATAGGGCTTATATTTCAGAAACCGTCGAATAGAACGAGGGTTTCTTTCGAGATAGGCATGGTGCAGCTGGGAGGATACGCAATATATCTTGGCCCTTCGGAGATAGGTATGGGCGGAAGGGAATCGGTCAAAGATGTCGCCAAAGTCTTATCAAGATATCTCGATGGCCTTGTAGCGAGAACATATAAACATGAGGACGCCGAGGACCTGGCTAAATATGCCACCGTACCCGTAGTGAATGGTTTAAGCGACTTCGCGCATCCTTGCCAGGCGCTTAGCGATATATTCACCATAAAAGAGAAATTCGGCACATTCAAAGGCATAACCCTGTCCTATATAGGGGATGCCAATAATGTATTAAATTCTCTTATGTGCGCCGCGGCCAAGGTAGGGCTTAATATTAAGATAGCGACTCCGAAAGGTTATGAGCCGTTAAAGAAAGCGGTCGATACGGCTAAAAAGTGCGCTTTAGAATCACAGTCTACGATAGAATTTACGCACGACCCGAAAGTTGCGGCCAAGGGGGCCGATATAGTCTATACGGATGTATGGGTAAGCATGGGCCAGGAGAAAGAAGCCGATAAGAGAATGAAAGATTTTGAGGGATTTCAGATTAACGACGGCATAATGAAACTGACTAATAAAAATTGCCTGGTAATGCATTGTCTGCCAGCGCATAGAGGCGACGAGATAACAGATTCCGTGATAGACTCAAAGAATTCCGTAGTCTATGATCAAGCGGAGAACAGAATGCATATACAAAAGGCGATTCTTTTGAAACTATTAGGATAA
- the argH gene encoding argininosuccinate lyase — protein sequence MAKKLWGGRFSKPTDQSVEEFTKSIQYDYKLAKYDILGSMVHVEVLGKAGYLKPQEASRLQAALLKIGNGKFSPDLSYEDVHSQIQDMLSEQIGDLALKLHTARSRNDQVVFATKVYCKDKLAQVVMLCAGVIDALKSLAKANNDVIIPGFTHMQHAQPIYLKDYIGAYIMMLEAGLDKVKIASSDIKLTMGSGAVAGTPIEAKHYNVSIDKYAKKLGIGLAGLKLEPTKNSVYTVSDRSFVAEALNVTAIIATHLSRFAEDLIIWSTKEFDFVDIDEAFCTGSSLMPQKKNADALELIRGSAGRLYGNRIGFLAVIKGLPLSYNRDMQLDKEPLFDSFETLIKELKVLRGLVNTLKFNKDKIESQLDDESLYATDIVYYLVNKGVAFKTAHTVVGELVKYSIDNSIEIKTMTQHELSRFSDKFIKKEIVKLFNPVVSVKSKKSIKR from the coding sequence ATGGCTAAAAAATTATGGGGTGGAAGATTCTCAAAACCGACGGACCAGTCAGTGGAAGAATTCACCAAATCCATACAGTATGACTATAAGCTGGCGAAATACGATATCTTGGGCTCTATGGTCCATGTTGAAGTTCTGGGTAAGGCCGGATATCTGAAGCCGCAGGAAGCGTCGAGGCTCCAGGCGGCCCTTTTGAAGATAGGCAATGGTAAATTTTCACCGGACCTATCCTATGAGGATGTACACAGCCAGATACAGGATATGCTTTCAGAGCAGATTGGCGACCTTGCTCTTAAGCTGCACACTGCCCGGTCGAGAAACGACCAGGTTGTATTTGCCACAAAAGTATATTGCAAAGACAAGCTGGCCCAAGTCGTTATGTTATGCGCAGGCGTTATAGACGCGTTAAAATCTTTAGCTAAGGCCAATAACGATGTTATAATTCCGGGCTTTACGCATATGCAACACGCTCAACCCATATACCTAAAAGACTATATTGGTGCTTATATTATGATGCTTGAAGCCGGCCTTGATAAAGTGAAGATCGCCTCTTCAGATATAAAGCTAACTATGGGCTCGGGCGCAGTTGCCGGAACACCGATAGAGGCTAAGCATTACAACGTTTCTATAGATAAATATGCCAAAAAGCTTGGCATAGGTTTAGCAGGGCTGAAATTAGAGCCGACGAAAAATTCAGTATACACTGTAAGCGACAGAAGTTTTGTGGCGGAGGCTTTAAACGTTACGGCCATTATAGCGACGCATCTATCCAGATTTGCCGAAGATCTTATAATATGGTCGACTAAAGAGTTCGATTTTGTCGATATAGACGAAGCGTTCTGCACAGGAAGTTCCCTGATGCCACAGAAGAAGAATGCGGACGCTCTTGAGCTTATAAGAGGAAGTGCCGGTAGATTATATGGCAATCGCATAGGTTTCTTGGCTGTCATCAAAGGCCTGCCGCTATCTTATAATAGAGATATGCAGCTCGACAAGGAGCCTCTTTTTGATTCATTTGAAACGCTCATAAAAGAGCTAAAAGTTTTAAGAGGGCTTGTAAATACGCTCAAGTTTAATAAAGATAAGATAGAATCGCAGTTGGACGACGAGTCTTTATATGCGACAGATATAGTATATTATCTCGTGAATAAAGGTGTCGCGTTCAAAACAGCTCACACGGTAGTGGGGGAACTTGTAAAATATTCGATAGACAATTCTATCGAGATAAAGACGATGACTCAGCACGAATTAAGCAGATTTTCAGATAAGTTTATTAAAAAAGAGATCGTTAAATTATTTAATCCGGTCGTCTCGGTAAAATCAAAGAAGTCGATAAAAAGGTAA
- the lysA gene encoding diaminopimelate decarboxylase, with protein MHEFTFKDNELYCEDVAVADIAKKIPTPFYLYSYQTLIDHFRKLESAFSSVKPLICFSVKSNSNIAVLRALVKNGAGLDIVSGGELYRARLARAAAKNIVYAGVGKRRDEIADAIKFGILLFNVESKEELDQIQSVAGELKKKVNIALRINPDVTAKTHAHIVTGKGDTKFGLDFGTVRNIFNSHKEYPNLNIRGVHIHIGSQILDGEPFVDAIKKVLEFLKRSRIKVDYFNIGGGLGIMYSIENPQTAKSFAQKVLPMLKSSGLKIVLEPGRFISGNSGILVTKVLYTKETPHNKFVIVDSGMSDLIRPSLYTAYHKIVPVKVAIDSADTSEKVDVVGPICESGDFLGKDRFLPQMHKGDLLAVMGAGAYGFTMSSNYNSRPRAAEVMVIEGKIYVVRKQEAYRDLVRGEVIPKVLR; from the coding sequence ATGCACGAATTTACATTTAAGGATAACGAGCTTTATTGCGAGGATGTGGCGGTTGCCGATATCGCTAAGAAGATCCCTACGCCATTCTACCTATACAGCTATCAGACACTGATAGACCATTTTAGGAAACTTGAATCCGCCTTTAGTTCTGTAAAGCCGCTTATATGTTTCTCTGTGAAGAGTAATTCAAATATCGCGGTACTGCGCGCCCTCGTAAAGAACGGCGCGGGGCTCGATATCGTCTCCGGCGGAGAGCTGTATAGAGCGCGTCTTGCCCGCGCCGCGGCGAAAAACATAGTTTACGCCGGAGTGGGTAAGAGGCGTGACGAGATAGCCGACGCGATTAAATTTGGAATCCTGTTATTTAATGTGGAGTCCAAAGAAGAGCTTGATCAGATCCAGTCTGTGGCTGGGGAGTTAAAGAAAAAGGTTAATATAGCCTTAAGGATAAATCCGGATGTTACGGCCAAAACGCACGCGCATATAGTTACCGGCAAGGGCGATACAAAGTTCGGCCTTGATTTCGGTACCGTACGGAATATATTTAATTCGCACAAAGAATATCCTAATCTCAATATCAGGGGCGTTCACATACATATAGGTTCGCAGATATTGGACGGCGAACCGTTTGTTGACGCTATAAAGAAGGTGTTGGAGTTTTTGAAGAGGTCCCGCATAAAGGTGGACTATTTCAATATAGGCGGCGGCCTGGGTATCATGTATTCGATAGAGAACCCGCAGACCGCAAAGAGCTTTGCGCAGAAAGTCCTGCCGATGCTGAAAAGTTCCGGGCTTAAGATAGTGCTTGAACCCGGCCGGTTTATTTCCGGGAACAGCGGAATACTTGTTACGAAGGTTTTATACACAAAAGAGACTCCGCATAATAAGTTTGTAATCGTAGATAGCGGTATGAGCGACCTCATAAGGCCGAGCTTATACACCGCGTATCATAAGATAGTGCCTGTGAAGGTTGCTATTGACAGCGCCGATACGAGCGAAAAGGTGGATGTGGTCGGACCGATATGCGAATCCGGGGATTTTCTCGGCAAGGATAGATTCTTGCCTCAAATGCATAAGGGCGACTTATTGGCGGTGATGGGCGCCGGAGCTTACGGTTTTACTATGTCCAGCAACTATAACTCACGTCCTCGTGCGGCAGAAGTGATGGTTATAGAAGGCAAGATTTATGTTGTTAGGAAGCAGGAGGCATACAGGGACCTGGTCCGCGGCGAAGTCATACCAAAGGTTTTGAGATGA
- the dapB gene encoding 4-hydroxy-tetrahydrodipicolinate reductase — protein sequence MVKICVSGSNGKMGSRIIDLAKEDPELNVAGQFDVDGNAEEAIAGCDCLIDFTAPKATMKHLAICEKNKKAIVIGTTGLSEEEKNKIGEASANIPVVLSPNMSVGVNLLFKLVEDASKILSSEYEISILEAHHAEKKDAPSGTAKEIERIVKGIKGKDSDVAISSIREGEIVGEHTITFESDVDLIEITHSAKTRDIFAKGALQAAKFVAGKKNGLFAMKDVLAL from the coding sequence ATGGTTAAAATCTGTGTAAGCGGTTCAAATGGAAAGATGGGGTCGAGGATAATCGACCTGGCGAAGGAAGACCCTGAATTAAATGTGGCAGGCCAATTTGATGTCGATGGGAACGCGGAAGAGGCGATAGCCGGATGCGACTGTCTGATAGATTTTACCGCGCCGAAGGCGACGATGAAGCACCTTGCGATATGTGAAAAAAACAAAAAAGCTATTGTAATAGGTACTACGGGATTATCGGAAGAAGAAAAGAATAAGATAGGGGAAGCGTCCGCCAATATTCCGGTTGTGTTATCTCCCAATATGTCGGTCGGCGTGAATCTTTTATTTAAACTTGTCGAAGACGCGTCTAAGATATTAAGCAGTGAGTATGAGATAAGTATTCTTGAGGCGCACCATGCTGAAAAGAAGGACGCGCCCAGCGGGACTGCGAAAGAGATAGAGAGAATAGTAAAAGGCATAAAAGGAAAAGATAGCGACGTAGCTATCAGTTCCATACGCGAAGGCGAGATAGTCGGCGAACATACTATAACATTCGAAAGTGATGTGGATCTGATAGAGATAACGCATAGCGCGAAGACACGCGATATATTCGCTAAGGGCGCGCTTCAGGCCGCGAAATTCGTTGCCGGTAAAAAGAACGGCCTATTCGCAATGAAGGACGTATTGGCTTTATAA
- the dapF gene encoding diaminopimelate epimerase, whose amino-acid sequence MIKFTKAVATGNDFIIIDNRNGQLGSGFSKTAKELCDRKYGVGADGVLLLEKSDKADFKMRIFNPDGSEAEMCGNGSRCIALYASMKKIASDNMKIETLAGVLDAGVKGQEIKVKLTEPKDIHWNLCLMINECPYKVNFTNTGVPHVIHFVEDIENIGVKELGSKMRYHADFSPEGANVDFVKIVDQPNSKISVRTYERGVEDETLACGTGAVASAIIAAESEHLFSPVTVETKSKETLKVYFDVVEGSFKNVYLEGKAKLVYEGDIENV is encoded by the coding sequence ATGATTAAATTTACAAAGGCAGTCGCTACAGGAAACGATTTTATCATTATAGACAATCGCAATGGTCAATTAGGTAGCGGTTTTTCAAAAACCGCCAAAGAGCTATGCGACAGGAAATACGGAGTCGGGGCCGACGGAGTCCTGCTTTTAGAAAAGTCCGACAAGGCTGATTTTAAGATGCGCATATTCAATCCTGACGGCAGCGAAGCCGAGATGTGCGGTAACGGCTCGCGCTGCATCGCTCTTTATGCAAGCATGAAAAAGATCGCATCCGATAATATGAAGATCGAGACCTTGGCGGGTGTATTGGATGCCGGCGTAAAAGGCCAGGAGATAAAAGTTAAGCTTACAGAGCCTAAAGATATTCACTGGAACCTGTGCCTTATGATAAATGAGTGCCCGTATAAAGTTAATTTTACAAATACGGGCGTTCCTCATGTTATTCATTTCGTTGAAGATATCGAGAATATAGGCGTTAAAGAACTTGGCTCTAAAATGAGGTACCATGCTGATTTTTCTCCAGAGGGCGCAAATGTCGATTTTGTAAAAATAGTCGATCAGCCTAATAGTAAAATTTCTGTAAGGACCTATGAAAGAGGCGTTGAGGATGAGACGCTTGCCTGCGGCACCGGTGCGGTGGCCAGCGCTATAATAGCTGCGGAATCTGAGCATCTCTTCTCTCCGGTAACTGTCGAAACAAAAAGCAAGGAGACGCTGAAAGTCTATTTTGATGTGGTTGAAGGAAGTTTTAAGAATGTATATTTAGAAGGCAAGGCAAAACTCGTATATGAGGGGGATATAGAAAATGTTTAA
- the argB gene encoding acetylglutamate kinase → MKEAIKKSEVLIEALPYIKNFFEKVVVIKYGGAAVDEKGIDPSVLEDIVFMNYAGMRPILVHGGGPLISKFMKKAGIEPKFICGRRVTDKESIYIIDKALHTINKQIVNTLKGLGTKAFGLSGRENDLIKVKKLKSQIDLGFVGEVTSVDTTVVKQLIEDNIIPVIYPLGTGRDRNLYNVNADDVASEIAVALKAEKFVLLTNVRGVMKDKDDPRTLYNTLTVKEINSLMKKNIIYGGMIPKVASCVNAIKGGVKKAHILDASIPHALLLEMFTDKGIGTQIVK, encoded by the coding sequence ATGAAAGAGGCAATTAAAAAGAGCGAAGTATTGATTGAGGCGCTTCCTTATATAAAAAATTTCTTTGAGAAAGTCGTCGTGATCAAGTATGGCGGTGCCGCCGTGGACGAGAAGGGTATCGATCCGTCGGTGCTCGAGGATATCGTATTCATGAACTACGCCGGTATGAGGCCGATACTTGTGCACGGCGGAGGTCCTCTTATATCGAAGTTTATGAAGAAGGCGGGCATAGAGCCGAAATTTATATGCGGCAGACGTGTTACCGATAAGGAGTCGATATACATTATCGATAAGGCGCTGCATACTATAAATAAGCAGATTGTAAATACGCTCAAAGGCCTTGGTACTAAAGCTTTTGGTTTGAGCGGGCGGGAGAATGACCTTATTAAAGTGAAGAAACTCAAATCCCAAATCGATCTTGGTTTTGTAGGAGAAGTTACTTCGGTCGATACCACTGTAGTTAAGCAGCTGATAGAAGACAATATAATACCCGTCATATATCCTCTGGGAACCGGACGGGATAGAAATTTGTATAACGTGAATGCCGATGATGTGGCCAGCGAGATAGCAGTTGCTTTAAAAGCTGAGAAATTTGTACTTTTGACAAATGTGCGGGGCGTCATGAAAGACAAGGACGACCCAAGAACGTTATATAATACGCTTACTGTGAAAGAGATTAACAGTTTGATGAAGAAGAATATCATATATGGCGGCATGATTCCAAAGGTGGCATCATGTGTAAATGCCATTAAGGGCGGAGTAAAGAAGGCTCATATACTCGACGCCAGTATTCCGCATGCTCTTTTATTAGAGATGTTTACCGATAAAGGTATCGGTACTCAGATCGTAAAATAG
- the dapA gene encoding 4-hydroxy-tetrahydrodipicolinate synthase codes for MFKGSMVALVTPFKNGSVDEKALKELVEFHIKNGTSALVPCGTTGESATLSYDEHDKVIELTIQFVKGRIPVIAGTGSNSTDEAIALTKHAKKAGAQASLQVSPYYNRPTQKGLYLHFKTIAEAVDIPIILYNIASRTGVNIEPETFAKLAEIKNIIGVKEASGSLEQMARIRNICPKNFLLISGDDALTLPVLSIGGVGIISVVANIIPRDIADMCAAFEKGDIKKAEQLHYKTLNLVKAMFIETNPIPVKTAMGLMKMIDPAMRLPLCEMLPENKEKLVKALKDYKLI; via the coding sequence ATGTTTAAAGGCTCGATGGTCGCGTTAGTTACACCTTTTAAGAATGGATCTGTAGACGAGAAAGCGCTGAAAGAGCTGGTAGAGTTTCATATAAAGAACGGCACCAGCGCCCTTGTTCCTTGCGGCACTACCGGTGAATCCGCGACGCTTTCGTACGACGAACATGACAAAGTTATAGAGCTGACGATACAGTTTGTAAAGGGCAGGATACCGGTTATCGCGGGAACCGGCTCAAACTCAACGGACGAAGCGATAGCTCTTACTAAGCACGCCAAGAAGGCCGGCGCGCAAGCGTCGCTGCAAGTCAGCCCATATTATAATCGTCCGACGCAGAAAGGGCTATATCTTCATTTTAAGACGATAGCCGAGGCGGTAGATATACCGATAATACTCTACAACATCGCCTCGAGGACCGGTGTAAATATCGAACCGGAAACTTTCGCTAAACTTGCCGAAATAAAGAATATAATAGGCGTAAAAGAAGCGAGTGGGTCCTTAGAGCAGATGGCCAGGATAAGAAACATATGTCCGAAAAATTTCCTGCTCATATCGGGTGATGACGCGTTGACGCTGCCGGTCTTATCGATAGGTGGGGTAGGTATCATATCTGTCGTCGCGAATATTATACCGCGTGATATCGCTGATATGTGCGCCGCTTTTGAAAAAGGCGACATTAAAAAGGCCGAGCAATTGCATTACAAGACGCTGAATCTCGTAAAGGCCATGTTTATCGAAACAAACCCGATCCCGGTAAAAACAGCGATGGGGCTTATGAAGATGATCGATCCGGCAATGAGGCTGCCTTTGTGTGAAATGCTCCCGGAGAATAAAGAGAAGCTTGTAAAGGCCCTTAAGGATTACAAGTTAATATAG